The following proteins are co-located in the Paenibacillus sp. FSL H8-0079 genome:
- a CDS encoding NAD(P)/FAD-dependent oxidoreductase, which yields MTDSLERYDVTIIGGGPAGLYTAFYSGMRELKTKVIEAQHELGGRVLTYPEKMIWDVGAMPPIRGEQLIAQLIGQARTFDPTIVLGQRIVGMERQEDGAILLTADQGEQHLTKTVILAIGYGERQNVKLEIEGADRFEVTNLHYTVQELERFRNQRVLISGGGDSAVDWANELQPIASSVTIVHRRDHFGGLERSVTMMKDSSVQVRTPYTIEALHSSDGTQINRVSLVHTETSEREQLEVDAVIVNHGMKCNYGTIRDWGLNLGEWNLEVEADMTTNLPGVYAAGDFVSYDSKVELLAGTFTSGILALNSAKRYIQPDASPMAYVSSHNELFKEKNSALGVVEEEI from the coding sequence ATGACAGATTCACTTGAACGGTATGATGTGACCATCATCGGCGGAGGACCCGCCGGGTTGTACACAGCATTTTATAGCGGCATGAGAGAACTGAAGACCAAGGTTATCGAAGCACAGCATGAACTGGGCGGAAGAGTCCTGACGTACCCTGAGAAAATGATATGGGATGTCGGGGCCATGCCTCCAATTCGTGGGGAACAGCTCATTGCACAGTTAATTGGACAAGCCCGTACATTCGATCCGACGATTGTTCTCGGTCAGCGGATTGTCGGCATGGAGCGTCAGGAGGATGGAGCCATTCTACTGACCGCTGATCAAGGCGAGCAACATCTGACCAAGACCGTAATTCTGGCTATTGGGTACGGAGAGCGCCAGAACGTCAAGCTTGAGATCGAAGGAGCAGATCGCTTCGAAGTGACCAACCTGCACTACACGGTTCAGGAACTGGAACGCTTCCGCAACCAGCGAGTATTAATCTCAGGTGGAGGTGACTCCGCTGTAGACTGGGCCAATGAGTTACAACCCATTGCCAGTAGCGTAACGATCGTTCATCGACGTGATCACTTTGGCGGTCTGGAGCGCAGTGTTACGATGATGAAGGACTCCTCCGTTCAAGTTCGGACACCCTATACCATAGAAGCGCTCCACAGCAGCGATGGGACACAAATTAATCGTGTATCACTCGTCCATACCGAGACTTCAGAGCGAGAGCAGCTGGAGGTCGATGCAGTTATCGTCAATCACGGTATGAAGTGCAACTATGGTACCATCCGGGATTGGGGACTGAATCTGGGTGAATGGAACCTGGAGGTGGAAGCAGATATGACAACTAACCTTCCCGGCGTATATGCCGCAGGTGATTTTGTCTCCTATGATAGTAAAGTTGAATTACTCGCTGGCACCTTCACCAGTGGTATTCTTGCATTGAACAGTGCCAAGCGTTATATACAACCCGATGCTTCTCCAATGGCTTATGTCTCCTCACACAATGAGCTGTTCAAAGAGAAAAACAGCGCTTTGGGTGTAGTTGAGGAAGAAATTTAA